GTCAGGCTGGATTTTCAAACAAGTAGACGCCTCTGAAAGTATGCGTTTTCGCTTTGACCTAACAACTAAGCCGCATGGCCGTAGCGTTTCATTGCAAGTTTCCATGATTGACTACATGAAAACCGACCAATCAGGTTCAACTAAAACACCAAACATTATTGACAAGCATCGCGCTGAAATGGCGTTGCTTAACGAAATTACGGCAACTGTTGATTATAAATATCGATTGCAACAACGAGAAAATCGCTTAATGCGCGCTAATCAAAAGTTAGTCACTGTTGGTGAAAATCCTCAGGGTGAAGCGGCTTACGTGGTTGAAATGGAAACAGACTTGTTATGGTCAAACCTACCGATCTTTTTTGAACGATACGGTTTTGATATTGCAGATTTGAATGAAAGCAAAAAGATTTACTTTGTTGACTTCACGCAACCAGATATTAGCCTTTGGGACCGAATTTGGGGCGATGATGTGCCAGTTATTGAACTTAGCAATGCCAGCTATCAATTCCACTTGAAACCCTTGGCTGAATCACAAAGCACTGCACTAACCATTTACAATAGTGAACAACAAGCATTAACGAAAGAAGTGTTAGAGCAAATCTTCCCAGTAATGGAACCTGCGCTTTCTTTCCGAGATTTGTAAGCGTAATACTGAGTGTTAATAAGTAATAAATAGCAAAAAACTCAGTTTATCGGAGTTTTTTGCTTTTAAGTAATTGTTTCTCCAGAATGATGGCGTCGTCTAGTGCTTGTTATTTAGGTTATTACACTGCTTACGCGCAAAAACTTAAGCGGTTTATAAGTTTTTTGTTTTATTAAAGCTAGGTAACGCGTCATCTTGCGCTTTTTTCGGACTGCGCGGTAAGGTTTCTTCCAAATCGTTCAAGCCTTTTTTACGCATCGGCTTTTGTGCTGTTTTATGCACTGTACTAAAGTTACCAACGATAAATAAAAATACCGCCACGATAATTAGAATAACTACCCAATGATTATCCATGCGGATAAGCTCCAATATTCATAATATAAGTGTCGTAGAGTTCGTCTAAATTGCTCAAAATAGCCGACTTTCCGGCAATTTCTGCCTGTGCAATACAATCGGCTAGGCAATTTAGGGTTAAGCTAGCTTGAAAATCACTAGCACTGTCAAAGTGTGATATATGCCAAGGCTCTACGGCAACGCCACCTCGGTATTTATCGTAAGGAAAGAAAAAACCAAAGTCACTAGCGTGTTTAGCAAGCCATGTACTTAATCGGTGCATTGGCCCACCTGCTTGGTATTCCCATTGCTCAAGCTTGAGCGCTTGATTGTCGCCAAGTAGGTTGCTTGCGTAAACATCTAGGTCTGTACCCCAATGGTGGCGGCTGGCGCCAGGCAGGGCAGAGAATAACATAATTGCCTTTATTTTTTCTAAATCGCTACGCGAGCTCATATTGACTGCTTGCTCATTGATATCAAGCACTGGCAGTTCGCCATGAAACTTTCTATTCCAGATGCTCAACTGTCGCTCGAAAGAGCGGAAGCTGCTGGCAAGTGTTAATGTTAGTTGCTCGTGAGCAGCGGCCTCAACCATGGATTGCCAAGCATGGTACACCTGATGGTTTATACCGTGACGTTCATCCAGCCATTGAATATGCTGGGCTTCTATACCTGTTACCGTTGTTACAGTTATCGATTTAGTCAAATTTCACTCGTTTATACAATTCGCTAAGTGCCTTTGTGAGCCTTATTCGGTTTATTTTACATTGCTGAAAAGGTTGTTTTAGGCATGCTAATCAGCGCCTTTGGTGCACAAAATATTGACCATGCTGTGATAATAAATATCGACAAGCTTAATTAAATCGTCACAAGAAACGCATTCATTCACTTGATGAATGGTCGCATTGCACGGACCAAGTTCAATAACTTCAGCACCTGTAGGTGCAATAAAGCGACCGTCAGAGGTGCCGCCAGATGTTGAAAGCTCAGTTGCTTGCCCAGTTACCTGTTCAATCGCATTGACCACGCCGTCCAATAGTACACCAGGTTCGGTAATAAAGGGTTTGCCGTTGTATGTCCATTTAATGTCGTAATCAAGCTGGTGACGCGTCAGGATTTCATTAACGCGGTTAACAATCGTTTGGTCGTCTAATTCCGTGCTGTAACGTAAATTAAACAGCGCAGTTAGCTGACCCGGTACGACATTGGTTGCCCCCGTGCCACTGTGGATATTGGTTAACTGAAAACTGGTGGCAGGAAAGTAATCATTACCTTGATCCCACTCAGTTTGACTAAGCTCAGCTAATGCAGGGGCGGCAAGGTGAATAGGGTTAATGACATGATCAGGGTAAGCAACGTGACCTTGTTTGCCTTTGATCACTAACTCGCCAGAAATAGAGCCACGACGCCCATTTTTAACGACATCACCTACTTGGTGCGAACTTGATGGCTCACCGACAATGCAGTGATCTATCTTTTCATTGCGTGCTTCAAGCGTGTCAATGACGCGTGTGGTGCCATTGATAAACGGTCCTTCTTCGTCACTGGTAATCAAAAAGCTAATAGAACCCTGATGATCTGGATGATCGGTAACAAAGCGCTCAGTGGCGATTATCATTGCAGCCAGCGAACCTTTCATATCGGCAGCGCCACGACCGTAAAGCATATTATTATGAATAACAGGGGTAAAAGGCGCAGTGTGCCATTGCGTCAAGTCACCGGGTGGCACAACATCGGTATGGCCAGCGAAGCAAAACAGCGGTTGCTGTTGGCCTTTTCGTGCCCACATATTGGTTGTGTCTTCAAACACTAAACTTTCAACATCAAAGCCGAGCGGTGCTAACCGCTCAGCCATTAACTGCTGGCAACCTGCGTCTTCTGGTGTAACAGATTCACGTGCAATTAGCGCTTTCGCAAGCTCAATAACAGGATGGTTCATGATAAAAATGTGTCAGCGAAAGTATCTGCTTTAAAGCCTACCACAACTTGTTCGTTAATAAGTGTGACTGGGCGTTTGATGAGCGTAGGCTCTGCCAGCATAGCGGCTTTGGCAGTGGCTTCGTTTAGGTTATTTTTAATATCGTCTGCTAAGTTGCGAAAACTGGTACTGCGTTTATTAAGTAATTGCTCCCAAGTTGCTTTTTCAAGCAAAGAGGTCAGTAGTTCGTCACTTAGGCCGTCTTTGCGAAAGTCATGGAAGTCGTGCTCAATATTTTGCTCTGCTAACCATTTTCTTGCTTTTTTTACTGTGTCGCAGTTTGGAATGCCGTATAGGGTTGTCATGTTAGTCTCTTATAATGCTGTAATTATTATGGCCAAGGGCATCAATGGCTTTATTGATTAGGTTATCTTTCACCAGAATATAATCAGTGTCGAACGTCGAAATCGCGAATATACTGATTTTCTCAGCCGCTAGAATACTTGAAATACGGGATAAAATACCCGTTAGGCTAAAGCCCAAAGGGCCGACAACTTCCAAAGCTCGCCAATCTTTTTCCACATCTTCACTGTCCAGTGTAATGGATTGCGGCAACACCAATGATACTTCGTCGTAAGTTTTGGCAATAAAGTAAATAGGCGCTGAAAAAGCTTCCGGTGGAATGGTACTTTCTGGCGCTAAACTATGTATCGCAAAGGTTTCCGAGAGCAATTGTAATGTCAGAGTGTTACTGGTCATATTTGCGTCTATTGTCGGCATTAAAGAGTTTGTATCTTAGCAAGTTTTACTGCCGTTGACTAACCGCTGGTTTTAGCGTTTTGTATACAAGAATTATAGTTTTATGCAGTTAAGCGTAATTTTGAGTGAAAACACGTAAAAAGCTTAGGTAAAGATCGCGTTTTAACGCCAGTAAATTGCCAAGTTGCTCAAATTGGGTAAAAAATGATATCCACAAAACCTGTGGATAAGTTTGTTAGCAAACCATGGGAAAGATTTAAAGTTTTTGAATTATAAAGGAAAATATAATGGCTCGTTTTTTGACTAGTTAAACATCAGCAAAAAACAGGATAAAAGGGTTAAAAATAGCGGCTTTTGTCAAAGCCGCTACAATTTGGTGCATCATTACCAATTAAATTGGCTTGATATGGCGAAAAGTGTCAGACTTTTTTACTTATCTGCTTGAATTGCCGTCAATGCGATGGTGTAAACAATATCATCAACTAGCGCGCCACGAGATAAGTCGTTGACCGGCTTAGCCATACCTTGCAGCATTGGGCCAATACTGATCAAGTCTGCAGATCTTTGTACAGCCTTATACGTCGTATTACCAGTATTTAAATCTGGGAACACAAATACGGTTGCTTGACCGGCAACTGGACTGTTTGGTGCCTTTTTCTTGGCAACATTTTCCATAATTGCCGCATCGTATTGCAGTGGCCCATCGATTATCAAGTCAGGGCGTTTTGTTTTAGCGATTTCTGTTGCTTTTGTTACTTTCTCAACATCAGCGCCAGAGCCAGAAGTACCTGTGCTGTAACTGATCATTGCAACTTTCGGCTCAATACCAAACTGTGCTGCAGAATCGGCAGATTGAATTGCAATATCAGCTAATTGCTCAGCATCAGGATCTGGGTTAATCGCACAATCGCCATATACCAGTACTTGATCAGGTAATAGCATAAAGAATACTGACGAAACTAGGCTAGAGTCAGGTGCTGTTTTTACCAGTTGTAGTGCAGGGCGGATGGTATTAGCTGTCGTGTTTACTGCACCTGAAACCAGACCATCAACTTGACCAAGTTGTAGCATCATGGTGCCAAGTACAACGTTGTCTTGCAGTTTTTCACGTGCCACAACATCGGTTAAGCCTTTGTGCTTACGCAGCTCAACCATAGGGCCAACGTAGTTCTCGATGATCTCTTTTGGATCTGTGATGATCACGCCCGAAGATAGGGTGATTCCTTGTTGCTCGGCTAAACGCAGAATTTCTTCTTTGTCGCCCAATAGCTGACAGCGGGCAATGTTGCGCTCTGCACAGATGGCAGCAGCTTTAATCGTACGAATGTCATTACCTTCCGGTAAAACAATGAGCTTGTCGGCATTACGGGCTAATACGGTTAGCTTGTGTCTGAAAGCTGGCGGTGAGAATTGACGGTTAACGGCTACGTTTTCAGTGAATTCGCCTACCCAGTCGTGATCAAGGTGATCGGCAACAAACTGCTTCACTTTGTCTTGGCGCTGAACATCATCTTCTGGCATTTCTGGGTTGAAACTCATGATATAGCGAGAAGTTTGCCATGTATCAGATTGCACCGAAAGCACAGGTAAACCAGCATCTAAGGCTTGCTGGCAAAGCGCTTTTACATTGTCGTTTGGCACATAACCGTTAGTTAATAATAGAGCGCCAACTTTAGTACCGTTTAACGCTGATAAACAAGTAGCGACGATAATATCAACGCGATCGCCCGGGGTAACTATGAGTCGACCTGCAGCTAAGTGACTCGTTAAGTTGGCGACTGAGCGGGCACAAAACGAAACGCTGCGAATTCGGCGGTGCTCGTAGTCACCTTCGTTGAGCACGTCAGCACCTAAATAATCTGCAATATCTTTAACGCGTGGCGCGATTAAATCATGCTCCCAAGGAATAGTACCGAGTAATCGAAAACGTGCATCGTTAAAAATGCTAAGGTTTTGCCAACTGTCCAAATCAAGTGTTGTCTGAGCCTCGTGTTCACGCGGCAGCAAACCATATTCGTCAGTATCTGGCGAATTGACTTTGTTAATGATACAACCGACTAAGCGTTTACTTTTTAAACCACCGTATGTTGCGGCAGAAACTTCAATACGATCTTCAAATTCTTCCAGTGAATCATTATCAGGCGATGCAACCAAGACGACATTAACCGATAGGGCTTGTGATACTTCGCGATTAAAGCGCGCGGCATAAGGTTGTCTGGTGGTCGGAATTAACCCTTCAACGATAACAATGTCGTACTCTTGTGTTAGCTTGCTGTATGTTTCTACAATTTGCTCTAACACAACTTCAAGATCGCCATCGCCCATTTTTTCTTCAACATAACTAATCGGTAAGCTAAGCGAATCTGGGTTAGCACTTTCTACTTTTCTGCCACGGCGCACATTGCGCGCTGGCTGTGAAATAGGCTTGTAATGAACAACCTTAAGACCTTGCTGCTGACAAGCGTGATACAAACCGAGTACCACACTGCCAAGGCCAACACCAAAGCCAGCAGGGACTAACATAACTTGATGTGACATGAGTTATCCTTGAATTAATTGGTGAGTTTGATTGGCAATAACCCACTCTTCGTTAGTTGGCACAACCAACACTGCTGGCGATGGAGCGGTAGCAATGTTAAGTGATTTTCCGCGAATGGCTTGTGCATTTAGCTCAGGGTCAATTGCTACACCAAGCACGGCCAGTTGCTTTACGATTTGTTCACGCACGTAATCGGAATTTTCACCAATACCACCAGTGAATATAATACCGTCTAATTTCGATAAGCTTACTGTCATTGCGGCAAGTGACTTAGCAATAGTGAAACTGAATACATCTAAGGCCAGTTTTGCTTGCGGGTTGTTTTGTTCTAGCGCTTGGTCTTCAAGCGTACGGCAGTCGTTGCTAATGCCAGATAAACCCAATAAACCACTTTCTTTGTTAAGCATAGTATCAACTTGCTCAACCGTATAACCACAGTGTGTGGTCAGGTGGAAAATTACGCCAGGGTCGATATCACCACAGCGAGTACCCATAGTAACACCCGCTAGCGGCGTGAAGCCCATGCTAGTATCAACGCTTTGACCAGCTTCTATTGCGGCCAAACTACAACCATTGCCCAGGTGCACGGTGACTAAACTTAATGCTTCTATGTCTTTATCTAACATGGTGGCTGCTTCGCGACTGACGAAGTAGTGGCTGGTGCCATGGAAACCATATTTGCGAATGCTATGTTCTTTGTACAACTGTTGTGGCACAGCATATAAAAAGGCTTTGTTTGGCATCGTTTGGTGGAATGCTGTGTCAAATACCGCGACTTGTGGTAAGTCAGCAAATGCCGCTAACGCCGCTTCAATACCTTGTATATTGGCAGGGTTATGAAGTGGTGCTAGGTTGCTAAGACTTTTCAGTTGCGCCATGACTTCATCGTTAATCAAGGTTGGTTGATGATACATTTCACCACCGTGTACTACACGATGACCAATAGCGACTATGCTTTGAGTTAGGCTGTTCGTTTGTAAAAACTCGATTAATGCAGCTAATGCCGCTTGATGGTTGTATGACGCTGCTAACGAAAACGTTTGCTTTTCGCCGTTAAACTTGATGGTAATTGAAGCATCACTAGCGCCTAGGCGTTGTGCTAAGCCAGAAAGCGACTCTTCTTTGGTTGCAACATCAATAAGTGCGAATTTTAATGAGGAACTGCCACAGTTAATGACAAGGATAGTTTGTTTAGTCATAGCCACTCAAATTTGGTTGTTTGTCTAATAGCGTAATAAGGTTAGTCTATTTTGCCAAAATACAGTTTAAGTATTTGCTCTAATTATACTATGTGTGATTTACAATTAGAAATCCGATTACTCTTTTTTACTGTTTTTTACCAAAGGTATGGTTTACATTTAAAGCTATGAAATTAAGTGTCTCTGCATTAATCAAACTGGGTTATCAATACATGGAGCTTTGGCCAAAACGGCCTGAGTTGGCTCAGTACTTTGCTGAATATAAAACGGTACGATTTGCTCGCTTGGTGGTTAACTATGCCCCAGGTTTGGCGGTGTTGTCGTTGATTTTGCAATTGGGCCTACAACCCACAAATGGCGTAGTGATGGGCCTGTTTTATTTTATCCTGTTATTGTCTATGCCTGTTCAGGCCATGGTTATGCTGGGCGTAAATGCCGATAAAGTGCTACCACCATCGCTTGCCGCTTGGTATAAGCAAGGGGTCGCTCGCTATAATCAGCAGGGCGGCTCAATAAAGCTTTCGGTGAACAAACCTAAATACCTTGATTTAGCCAAGCTGTTAAATATGACCTATCAGCAAGCTAAAAAGTAGTATTGCTGATAGGTACTCACTTTAGCTATTCCCTTAACTTTCTTAAGTCCTTTAGTTCTTTTGATAAAGCTTGATCAGAAAATCTGCTTGGCAAGTAAACTCTACTTGTTTAGCTAACCACTCTTTAACCTGCTCACTGGCTTTAAATGCAAATGGTGTCATTGACAACAGGTTTAAGCAATCTTCGCCAGTGGCTAATGTCATTGGATAACCCAATTGCCATTCATCTACCAGTGTTAATTCGCTAATTGGTTGTCTAGTTTCATCGTGCGGCAAAGCTTGTTGATAGACTTGCTGTTTGAGCTCGGCTAGGTGATTAGCACCTGGGGTTACGGTGATCAGGTACCCTTGTTCAGCTAATACACGGGTAAATTCTGGCTCAAGAATTGGCGCGTAAATTGAAACAATCCAATCAAAAAAGCTATCTGCAAATGATAACTTGGACAAGGTGCCCACACTAAAGTGACAGTCGTGATATTTTTTACCGGCTTTTTTGATGGCTTCCTTGGCTATATCAACACCATAAACCTGATTGTTCTCTTGCTTATGTTGGTGAGTGTAATAACCTTCACCGCAGCCAGCGTCTAGCAGTTTACCTGTGGCAAGACCAAACTCCTGATATTTCGCGACAAGACATTCAATTAGTGGTTGATAGTAGCTTTTTTCTAGAAAAGCACGGCGGGCATTAACCATGGCTTTATTGTCGCCCGGGTTTTTAGAGTGCTTGAATTGAACGGGCAACAAGTTGACATAGTTTTCTTTCGCCAAGTCAAAACAATGGTTTTGCTCGCAGCGGTAAATGCTATTTGTCAAAGCCAAAGGGCTTTGACAAATAGGGCAGCTATATTCGGCAACACTTACTGACATTGCTTACTCGCGGCTACTTAAATGTTGACCAAATCGGCGCATGATCTGAAGGTTTCTCAATACCGCGCAGTTCATAATCAACGTCAGATTCAACACAGGTTTTGGCTAATGCAGAAGTTGCTAGTACAACATCAATACGTAGGCCGCGATTGTCGTCAAACCCTTTTGAGCGATAATCGAACCAAGAGTAACGCTCTGTTTTTTCTGGGTGTAATTCACGAAAAGTATCTTTAAAGCCCCAATTTAATAGCGTTGCTAACCACTCGCGCTCTTCTGGCTGGAAGCTACATTTACCTGTTTTTAACCAGCGTTTACGATTCACTTCGCCGATGCCGATGTCTAAATCAATCGGGGAAATATTAATGTCACCCATAATCACAATGTTTTCGTCAGGTGTGTGGTGCTCGTTTAAATAGGTCATTAGATCTTTGTAGAATTGGCGCTTATACGGGAATTTAGTTTCGTGGCTAATATTGTCACCCTGCGGGAAATAACCGTTTAGCACGGTAACTTTTTCACCGGCGCTATTTGTGGTTTCTACCATTATCATGCGACGTTGTGCTTCTTCCGTATCTGTCGGGAAGCCTTTCATTACTTTATCTGCTGGCTTTTTACATAGCATAGCAACACCGTAATGGGCTTTTTGACCATGAAAATAAACGTGATAACCCATAGCCTCGACATCTGCTAAAGGAAAGGCCTCATCATGTACCTTAATTTCTTGTAGGCCAATAATATCAGGCTGGTGCTTGTCTATTACCGCTTGTAGTTGATGAAGTCTGGCACGTAGGCCATTGATGTTAAATGAGATTATTTTCATGGTTAGCTATCTACTTAAGTCACTTGGGCTGATTTACAAATGCTTGGCACATTGTTAGTGCCTCATAAATTTATGGATGATTTGCCAAATCACGCGCCGAAATTGGAATGTAGGGTATTAGAAAACAATTGTTTACTGATGGCAACGACTGCTTGCTAGATTTAATTGTGACTAATGAGTAATTATGATGAATGAGAAGTTGCTCAGTAGTGGTTGATTCTGCCAATTCGCTGAGGGCGTCACGCCAACATAAAACTAATGGCAAAGTTGACCCCTTTTGGGGCTAGAGGCATTAAAAATTAGATTTTAGATTAATCTATTTTTAACAACTTTATAGCATTTTGTAACTTAATGTAGCTATCGGGTAACACCTTGTAGTTTAAGTTGTTATCTCGGTATAAGTTATTTATGGTTAAGCACAGTCAAGACAATAAAAACGGCAGTATGTTGCAGGCTAAGTTGGTAAAAAAAGCCAGATAACACATGCAATTATTGCGATAAATAGGCAAGATTATGGACTGTTAACGAAAAATAACGGTTTATAACAACGATTGGAGTGAAAATGTCAGATAACATGTCATCGGTAAAAAAAATACTTTTGGTGGAAGATGACCGCCAACTATCTGATCTAGTAACAGATTTTTTAACGACTGAGGGTTTTCATGTAAAGCAAGAGTTCCGTGGCGACACTGCTGCGAAACGCGTTGAAAGTTTTACACCAGATTTGATTATTCTCGACGTTATGTTGCCTGGCAAAGACGGCTTTGCTGTTTGTCGTGATGTAAGAGCAACTTATAACGGGCCGATTTTGATGCTTACTGCCAAGGGAACTGATTTTGATCAGGTACTTGGTTTAGAAATTGGTGCTGATGACTATGTAATTAAGCCTGTAGAGCCACGTGTTTTACTGGCAAGAGTGAATGCTTTATTGCGTCGTGGTGAACTGGCAACAGATACCAAAGACAAAGAAGTGTTGAACATTGGTGAGCTATACATTAACCGTGGTTCAAGGCAAGTGACCTTGCACGAAGAAAGTATTGAGCTGACTAGCCAAGAGTTTGATTTATTGTGGTTACTTGCAAGCCGAGCTGGAGAAGTACAAAACCGTGATTATATATACAAAGCCGTTGTTGGCCGCGAGTATGACGGTATGGACCGGAGCGTTGATGTACGCATTTCTCGCCTTCGTAAAAAACTACACGATAGCAACGACACACCATTTCGTATCAAAACTATCTGGGGTCAAGGCTACTTATTCGTTCCTGATGCATGGAACTAGCATTCCCTTCAATTTTCGCATGGCAGGCAATAATAGCTCGCCATGCGCAGCCAGCATTGTGAAAACCCCGTATTAAATGAAAACTTTTGTCAAAATAGGGCGCTCGTTTCTCAGCCTATACTTCCTGATTACCTTAACTTTTATTGTTGCCTCTTGGTTGCTCGATGAAGTGTGGAACTCGTATATGGAGCAAGATATTGAGTCCTACACTGGCTACAAAACCATGTTGCATGCGATTGGCGATTATGTCACCAATCATCCACAAGAAGAGTGGCAACAAGTCGTTGAAAATGCGGCGATTCGCTATCATTTACCGCTTTCGTTAGTAAAAATTGCTGATATTGAATCGCAAGGGATAGCCGGTGAGCGACGTTTGCTGGGTGCTGGCAATACTTATGTATACATTGAAAAAGATACGGTTTCGCTACATCACTTAATCGCGGGCTCTGAATTTGTGATTACGTTAGGGCCAACAGAGATGCCAACGAGGCCGAGAGCCGAAACCATGGTTCGAGTGTTAGTGCTGATAGCCTTGGCTGTGATGATTCTCGTGTGGCTGTGGCCAATCTCTAGAGATCTACACGCGCTTCGTAAAGTGACTAAAGAGTTTGGTACTGAGCATTTTGATGTTCGCGCCCAAAAACCTAAGTCCATTATGATGGCAGGGCTAGTGCATGGTTTTAACGCCATGGCTGAGCGGATTAAAGATTTGGTTGATGCGCACAAAGAGTTAACGACGGCAATGTCGCATGAGCTAAGAACGCCCCTAGCACGCAGTAAATTTGCATTACAAATGCTAAGTCATGCGAGTGAGGAAACAAAACGACAAAAATACGTAAAGCAGATATGCGGCGACATTAACGAGCTTGAGAGTTTAGTAAATGAGCTGCTTGAATACGCCTCCCTTGAAGATGACAAACCTAAATTAAACTTTGGTGAGCATAACCTTGACGATATTATCAGTCGGCAGATAGGGCTTGTCGGTGGCCAATGCGTGCAAGTGAGCTACAACGCACCTGATATCCCAGTTATAGCCGATTGTGATCGTCTATATATTGAACGAGCACTGAGTAATTACATTTCTAATGCCATTAAATACGGTGATGGCCTTGTGGTTATTTCGTGTGAAACAACGGAACAAGACTGCGTTATCAAAGTAGAAGACAATGGTAATGGTGTCGATACTTGCATTGAAAATACCTTGTTTGATGCATTCTCTCGCGCAGATGACAGCCGAAATAAGGAAACTGGTGGTTTTGGCTTGGGACTTGCGATTGTTAAGCGTGTGCTTGAGTGGCACGGTGGTCGTGTCTATACAGAGAAGAGTCGCTTAGGTGGTGCGTGTTTTGTGATGCAATGGCCAATAAAAGGCCAATAGCTTCCTTTTACAGCCTCTATAGCCTCTATAGCCTCACTATGGCAAAAAGTTAACAATTTGGGCAATAGACGAATATCACTTGAAACCCATATTAAATTTTAGATTAAGTTTTAGTCTATTGGCCTG
This Thalassotalea euphylliae DNA region includes the following protein-coding sequences:
- the xthA gene encoding exodeoxyribonuclease III — encoded protein: MKIISFNINGLRARLHQLQAVIDKHQPDIIGLQEIKVHDEAFPLADVEAMGYHVYFHGQKAHYGVAMLCKKPADKVMKGFPTDTEEAQRRMIMVETTNSAGEKVTVLNGYFPQGDNISHETKFPYKRQFYKDLMTYLNEHHTPDENIVIMGDINISPIDLDIGIGEVNRKRWLKTGKCSFQPEEREWLATLLNWGFKDTFRELHPEKTERYSWFDYRSKGFDDNRGLRIDVVLATSALAKTCVESDVDYELRGIEKPSDHAPIWSTFK
- a CDS encoding response regulator, whose translation is MSDNMSSVKKILLVEDDRQLSDLVTDFLTTEGFHVKQEFRGDTAAKRVESFTPDLIILDVMLPGKDGFAVCRDVRATYNGPILMLTAKGTDFDQVLGLEIGADDYVIKPVEPRVLLARVNALLRRGELATDTKDKEVLNIGELYINRGSRQVTLHEESIELTSQEFDLLWLLASRAGEVQNRDYIYKAVVGREYDGMDRSVDVRISRLRKKLHDSNDTPFRIKTIWGQGYLFVPDAWN
- a CDS encoding sensor histidine kinase, producing the protein MKTFVKIGRSFLSLYFLITLTFIVASWLLDEVWNSYMEQDIESYTGYKTMLHAIGDYVTNHPQEEWQQVVENAAIRYHLPLSLVKIADIESQGIAGERRLLGAGNTYVYIEKDTVSLHHLIAGSEFVITLGPTEMPTRPRAETMVRVLVLIALAVMILVWLWPISRDLHALRKVTKEFGTEHFDVRAQKPKSIMMAGLVHGFNAMAERIKDLVDAHKELTTAMSHELRTPLARSKFALQMLSHASEETKRQKYVKQICGDINELESLVNELLEYASLEDDKPKLNFGEHNLDDIISRQIGLVGGQCVQVSYNAPDIPVIADCDRLYIERALSNYISNAIKYGDGLVVISCETTEQDCVIKVEDNGNGVDTCIENTLFDAFSRADDSRNKETGGFGLGLAIVKRVLEWHGGRVYTEKSRLGGACFVMQWPIKGQ